A genomic segment from Spinacia oleracea cultivar Varoflay chromosome 3, BTI_SOV_V1, whole genome shotgun sequence encodes:
- the LOC130469882 gene encoding uncharacterized protein, whose product MIETQLAQLASAIKKQQVHISLPPQGQPPKKLYAIVARSGKTLDDSATHVEAPSSRGESSMGNESSDRDDAEEKHKWDVQFAKFLVILRQLYVTIPFTDALKQMPSYTRFLKEILSGKRDLDVKETVNLTENYSAIILNKTPPKLKDPGSFSISCAIKELEISNSMYDLGASVNILPFSVFAKLDVGDLVPTNITLQLADRSVKYPIVKVEDVPLVVGEHTFLVDFVVLDIDEDAHTPIILGRPF is encoded by the exons atgattgagacccaacttGCTCAGCTAGCTAGCGCTATCAAAAAGCAACAAGTGCATataagtctcccaccccaaggtcaacctcCTAAGAAATTGTATGCCATTGTGGCAAGGAGTGGGAAGACCTTAGATGATAGTGCTACGCATGTTGAAGCTCCTAGCTCTAGGGGTGAGAGTTCTATGGGAAATGAGTCCTCGGACCGTGATGATGCGGAAGAGAA ACACAAATGGGATGTGCAATTCGCAAAATTTCTTGTGATTCTTCGACAATTGTATGTCACTATCCCCTTTACGGATGCTTTGAAACAAATGCCTTCTTATACGAGATTTCTCAAGGAAATCTTGAGTGGGAAGCGAGATCTTGACGTAAAGGAGACGGTGAACCTCACCGAGAATTATAGTGCTATCATTCTTAACAAAACGCCACCGAAACTCAAAGACCCGGGAAGTTTTTCTATCTCTTGTGCTATTAAGgagcttgaaataagcaatTCCATGTATGATTTGGGTGCTAGCGTTAATATACTACCTTTTTCGGTGTTTGCCAAGCTTGACGTTGGAGATCTTGTCCCAACcaacatcaccttgcaactTGCCGACCGTTCGGTCAAGTATCCTATTGTTAAGGTTGAGGATGTTCCCCTAGTGGTTGGCGAGCACACTTTCCTTGTGGATTTCGTTGTCTTGGACATTGATGAGGATGCCCATACCCCCATTATCTTGGGGAGGCCATTTTAA